One Fusarium falciforme chromosome 1, complete sequence genomic window carries:
- a CDS encoding Chitin synthase, giving the protein MSLPERPGASPAYDQRNVYRNSPSRRSRPVDIETGGYHPVGDTNQHQRGRSASSFADSIGPNSNTESMPLSPSSPEARASRTNEPVSRKRSLIRPERNRIDRDHRNYHYHKHAAHMNVLPSSTGNDPIYEDLEASTDRSGSNLNEDASDNSRQRRHASGEHEKSAAASSRPTPSRSKSGKIQKKSKSKRNSRQKTKRVEEQLRPPTFWNVYCAIVTFWAPGFIMKCCGMPTRAQQRAWREKMGLISVILCIMAIVGFLTFGFTATVCGAPAERLRVNKVDSGNMIFHGVAYDLSKSHHPAAQGMPLRGDGLGPNVLYDLPEKHGGQDGSFLFQNVNGKCKGLITLADGSDVPTNDDGDLAWYFPCTTFNQDGSSKPNLTIPYYLGYGCHTTLKSRDLFYLDLSGSADVYFSWDDIKNSSRNLMVYSGNVLDLDLLNWFNKSQVVIPERFEQLRDKDSEINKLVRGRDVTRMFQSSTDKKYAQCFEEIIKVGSVDTETIGCIASKIVLYCALVLILSVVGVRFLLAIIFQWFICRKYAPAKTSQSSDRRKRNRQIEDWSEDIYRAPARLPGDIGSTVVGSDRTTKRGSFLPTTSRFSTVGGPDVRLANQRRIPTTMASQAASSQLLAPGSIFKQGNDSRASFLRSDPYSSSSNPTEGPGPAGFIHDAVVPQPPSDWMPFGFPLAHTMCLVTAYSEGEEGIRTTLDSIATTDYPNSHKVIVVICDGIIKGKGEAVSTPDVCLGMLKDHSTPPDMVEPFSYVAVASGAKRHNMAKAYCGFYDYGKNSRIPVDRQQRVPMMVLVKCGTPDEAGNSKPGNRGKRDSQIILMSFLQKVMFDERMTELEYEMFNGLWKVTGISPDYYEIILMVDADTKVFPDSLTHMISAMVKDPEIMGLCGETKIANKRDSWVTAIQVFEYFVSHHLAKSFESVFGGVTCLPGCFCMYRIKAPKGGHNYWVPILANPDIVEHYSENVVETLHEKNLYLLGEDRFLTTLMLRTFPKRKQVFIPQAVCKTTVPDKFMVLLSQRRRWINSTIHNLMELILVRDLCGTFCFSMQFIIFVELVGTLVLPAAIAFTFYVVITSIINSPPQIIPLVLLALILGLPGLLVVVTAHSWSYIVWMLIYLLALPIWNFVLPSYAFWKFDDFSWGDTRKTAGEKTKKAGLEYEGEFDSSKITMKRWAEFERDKRSKSGYWGSRENVVGGGGSWTSPPGHHQYSEDYYSDA; this is encoded by the exons ATGTCTCTCCCCGAACGGCCGGGCGCGAGTCCCGCATACGATCAGCGCAATGTCTACCGAAACTCGCCCTCGCGACGATCGCGTCCCGTCGACATCGAAACCGGTGGCTATCATCCCGTAGGAGATACAAATCAACACCAACGTGGGagatctgcttcttctttcgcTGATTCCATCGGTCCTAATTCAAATACAGAGAGTATGCCTCTGTCGCCATCGAGCCCCGAGGCCCGTGCCTCGAGGACCAACGAACCCGTATCTCGCAAGAGGAGCTTGATTCGACCCGAGCGAAACAGGATTGATAGGGACCACCGAAATTACCACTACCACAAGCATGCTGCGCACATGAACGTTCTCCCATCGTCGACAGGAAATGACCCCATCTACGAGGACCTCGAGGCGTCGACCGACCGGTCCGGCTCGAATCTCAACGAGGATGCATCGGATAACTCTCGACAGAGACGACATGCGAGCGGCGAACACGAGAAGAGCGCCGCCGCCTCTTCCCGCCCTACTCCAAGCCGCTCGAAATCGGGAAAGATCCAGAAGAAGTCGAAGTCGAAGCGTAATTCCAGACAAAAAACCAAGCGGGTGGAGGAGCAGCTTCGACCTCCTACATTTTGGAACGTCTACTGCGCCATTGTGACCTTCTGGGCTCCCGGCTTCATTATGAAGTGCTGCGGTATGCCAACAAGGGCGCAGCAGAGGGCCTGGCGGGAGAAGATGGGCCTCATCAGTGTCATCTTGTGCATCATGGCCATTGTTGGTTTTCTCACCTTTGGTTTCACGGCGACTGTCTGCGGCGCTCCCGCGGAGCGGTTACGCGTTAACAAGGTTGATAGTGGTAACATGATCTTCCACGGCGTTGCCTATGATCTGTCCAAGTCCCACCACCCTGCTGCTCAAGGCATGCCTCTTCGAGGTGACGGATTGGGCCCCAACGTTCTCTACGATTTGCCCGAGAAGCACGGTGGACAGGATGGTAGTTTTCTGTTCCAGAACGTCAATGGCAAGTGCAAGGGCTTGATCACGCTCGCAGATGGCTCAGATGTCCCGACTAACGATGACGGCGATCTGGCTTGGTATTTCCCCTGCACTACGTTTAACCAGGATGGCTCGTCCAAGCCCAACCTTACCATCCCGTACTATCTTGGCTACGGTTGCCATACGACGCTCAAATCGCGAGATCTTTTCTACCTCGACTTGAGCGGCTCCGCGGACGTATACTTTAGCTGGGACGATATCAAGAACAGCTCGCGCAACCTGATGGTTTACTCTGGAAACGTTCTGGATCTGGACCTCCTCAATTGGTTCAACAAGAGCCAGGTGGTGATCCCTGAACGCTTCGAGCAGCTGCGAGACAAGGATTCCGAGATCAACAAGCTTGTTCGGGGTCGCGACGTAACCCGAATGTTCCAGTCGTCAACTGACAAGAAGTATGCGCAGTGTTTCgaggagatcatcaaggTTGGATCGGTCGATACCGAGACGATTGGCTGCATCGCTTCCAAGATTGTCCTCTACTGCGCCTTGGTCCTCATTCTCTCAGTCGTCGGTGTCCGCTTCTTgctggccatcatcttccagTGGTTCATCTGCCGCAAGTATGCGCCAGCCAAGACATCGCAGAGCTCCGATCGCCGAAAGCGAAACCGCCAGATTGAAGACTGGTCCGAGGATATTTACCGTGCGCCTGCGAGATTGCCTGGTGATATTGGAAGCACTGTGGTCGGATCTGACCGAACCACCAAGCGCGGATCATTCCTCCCAACCACATCTCGATTCTCAACTGTCGGCGGCCCCGATGTAAGGCTCGCTAACCAGCGACGCATTCCCACAACAATGGCCAGCCAGGCTGCTTCGAGCCAACTGCTCGCACCTGGATCCATTTTCAAGCAGGGCAATGACAGCCGCGCCAGTTTCCTCCGATCAGACCCGTACTCCAGCAGCTCCAACCCTACCGAAGGCCCCGGACCCGCAGGCTTCATCCACGATGCCGTTGTTCCTCAGCCCCCTTCGGATTGGATGCCCTTTGGCTTCCCCTTGGCTCACACCATGTGCCTGGTCACGGCTTACTCTGAAGGAGAGGAGGGCATTCGAACTACTCTAGACTCGATCGCGACAACCGACTACCCCAACAGTCACAAGGTTATTGTTGTTATTTGCGACGGTatcatcaagggcaagggtgaAGCGGTTTCGACTCCTGACGTCTGCCTGGGCATGCTCAAGGACCACTCTACGCCTCCCGACATGGTTGAGCCATTCTCTTATGTGGCAGTTGCCAGCGGAGCCAAGCGACacaacatggccaaggcctACTGCGGCTTCTACGATTATGGCAAGAACTCGAGAATCCCCGTCGACCGACAGCAGCGCGTGCCCATGATGGTGCTTGTCAAGTGTGGAACTCCGGATGAAGCTGGTAACTCGAAGCCTGGCAACCGAGGAAAGCGAGACAGTCAGATCATCCTCATGTCTTTCTTGCAGAAGGTCATGTTTGATGAGCGAATGACGGAACTCGAGTACGAAATGTTCAACGGCCTCTGGAAGGTGACTGGTATCTCGCCGGACTACTATGAGATTATTCTGATGGTAGACGCCGATACCAAGGTGTTCCCTGACAGTCTGACGCATATGATCTCTGCTATGGTCAAAGATCCCGAAATCATGGGTCTCTGCGGCGAAACCAAGATTGCCAACAAGCGTGACAGCTGGGTGACGGCGATCCAGGTGTTTGAGTACTTTGTCTCGCATCATCTGGCCAAGTCTTTCGAGTCCGTCTTCGGTGGTGTCACCTGTTTGCCCGGATGTTTCTGCATGTACCGAATCAAGGCCCCCAAGGGTGGCCACAACTACTGGGTCCCCATTCTGGCCAACCCCGACATTGTCGAGCACTACTCGGAGAACGTGGTCGAGACGCTTCACGAGAAGAACCTGTACCTCCTGGGAGAAGATCGTTTCCTGACAACCCTGATGCTGCGGACGTTCCCCAAGCGAAAACAGGTCTTTATCCCCCAGGCTGTATGCAAGACGACTGTGCCCGATAAGTTCATGGTTCTCCTGTCTCAACGACGTCGCTGGATCAACTCGACAATTCACAACCTCATGGAACTCATTCTGGTCCGTGATCTGTGCGGTACCTTCTGTTTCTCGATGCAGTTCATTATCTTTGTCGAGCTTGTCGGTACCCTGGTTCTGCCTGCTGCCATTGCGTTTACCTTTTATGTTG TTATTACTTCGATCATCAATTCGCCTCCTCAGATCATTCCCCTGGTTCTACTGGCTCTCATTCTCGGTCTGCCGGGTCTCCTTGTTGTCGTCACGGCCCACTCGTGGTCGTACATTGTCTGGATGCTCATCTACCTCCTTGCGCTACCGATTTGGAACTTTGTCCTGCCTAGCTACGCCTTCTGGAAGTTTGACGACTTCTCATGGGGCGACACTCGAAAGACGGCAGGagaaaagaccaagaaggcgGGTCTCGAATACGAGGGCGAGTTTGACAGCAGCAAGATCACGATGAAGCGGTGGGCCGAGTTCGAGCGCGACAAGCGATCCAAGAGCGGCTACTGGGGTTCCCGTGAGAACGTGGTAGGCGGCGGAGGCAGCTGGACCAGCCCTCCAGGCCACCACCAGTACAGTGAGGATTACTACTCTGATGCTTGA
- a CDS encoding Protein kinase domain-containing protein, with the protein MAHRLAPRGGIDLEALSPRDANAQRVPKTTEIKTKTVAQLRAAKDKEHPPPPPAEVIEPPSANDPNGVTYQVGKLLGKGGFAICYYGTHAVTRQKFALKVVKSTMPPKMEQKFQTELQIHSKMKHKNVVQFLRAFSQENCTYLVLELCPNGSLMDMVKRRKGLTEPEVRFYSVQIAGAIKYMHNKGIIHRDLKMGNIFLDSRMNAKIGDFGLAALLVTGRDMHTIRRTTLCGTPNYIAPEILEKGKKGHDHMVDIWSLGIIMFAMFTSKPPFQSSTTDEIYRRARERDYEWPAAETSQRFISQEAKDLVATMLQDADRRPDPDAIIQHPFFTSGYMPTEAEMSSRLRELPPDRQEFYATRMSSSLQAQSLRNFKDMCLECGIGPYGPDKVVYSQIWKEMAAEEKAGLTPLIPLEEGILYRPFEEWVREQQLRKSRLAMSVSSHVSSQASVSTEDPLSGSGKTSASALLRQPPQSFAAQQRSQHRPASSMVPKQRPTSEPTLSASQSVRARPRREGSRENASREAMESASKSLRSSSRTALPSATTSSRRSAEPQTSERPVVERRSATPPAPAAPPKRDYAESVRPATLFSSSERQDQISGTRPDLILDRLHRLQTELERALNSRTMAIISSKMVAPPHPHVVVKWVDYTNKFGLGYILNDGSVGCILRDIPTTENGKAALLPPAGVFIRGAERHILRREDETYEDRSQPLPMTEPIKFFENNGETGLSEVIVSPEQFRVAVNEDGTPGKMQPGKDIFQHRKRERIILWKKFANYMIAYGRDDFVPAEETDPVGAISPGQKGTMAELVTFYQRFGDVGCWVFCDGHLQFNFPDHTKIVIDATGTWCHFWHLPQDAAERLAKTGTIGAAALDDRAMLSYPLQTLLNFQAKPTAPRSGRTTTTRRRPEIAPDLQGIPAANDFRRKIVFIKDVVKEWVTNGGLGNSQMSRESRLRWGGYRENISSHVPQKHVWVTVGARWGDQRISTYVDARKPWELGEDVDPSKK; encoded by the exons ATGGCCCACAGGCTAGCGCCCAGAGGCGGCATCGACCTGGAGGCCTTGTCGCCTAGGGACGCCAACGCCCAACGAGTACCCAAGACGACTgagatcaagaccaagactgTAGCTCAGCTCAGGGCAGCTAAGGACAAGGAGCACCCACCCCCACCGCCAGCGGAAGTGATCGAGCCCCCCAGCGCAAACGACCCCAACGGCGTAACCTACCAAGTTGGAAAATTGCTTGGCAAGGGTGGGTTTGCTATTTGCTACTATGGAACACACGCCGTGACGAGGCAAAAATTTGCCCTCAAGGTTGTCAAGAGCACAATGCCTCCCAAGATGGAGCAAAAG TTCCAAACTGAACTTCAGATCCACTCCAAGATGAAGCACAAGAACGTCGTCCAATTCCTACGAGCCTTTTCGCAGGAAAACTGCACTTATCTGGTCCTGGAATTGTGCCCCAATGGTTCGCTGATGGACATGGTGAAGCGGAGGAAAGGCCTCACGGAGCCTGAAGTCCGTTTCTACTCTGTCCAGATCGCCGGCGCAATCAAGTACATGCACAACAAGGGCATCATCCACCGTGACTTGAAGATGGGAAACATCTTTCTCGACTCAAGGATGAACGCCAAGATCGGCGACTTTGGTCTTGCGGCATTGCTGGTGACAGGCAGAGATATGCACACGATTCGACGGACGACGCTCTGTGGAACACCAAACTACATCGCCCCTGAGATTTtggagaaggggaagaagggcCATGATCACATGGTCGACATCTGGAGCTTGGGAATTATCAT GTTTGCCATGTTCACCTCCAAGCCGCCGTTTCAATCTTCAACCACGGACGAAATCTACCGCCGAGCCAGGGAGAGGGACTACGAATGGCCCGCTGCGGAGACTTCGCAGAGATTCATCAGCCAAGAAGCTAAGGACCTGGTGGCCACGATGCTCCAGGATGCGGATCGCCGTCCGGACCccgatgccatcatccaACATCCCTTTTTCACATCTGGCTACATGCCTACAGAAGCCGAGATGAGCTCACGGCTAAGGGAGCTCCCACCAGACCGACAAGAATTCTATGCCACCCGGATGAGCAGCTCTCTGCAAGCGCAGTCGCTGAGAAACTTCAAGGATATGTGCCTGGAGTGTGGCATAGGCCCCTACGGACCGGATAAGGTTGTCTACTCTCAGATCTGGAAGGAGATGGCTGCAGAGGAGAAGGCTGGTCTTACCCCATTGATTCCGCTCGAGGAGGGAATCTTGTATAGACCGTTTGAGGAATGGGTGAGGGAGCAGCAGCTTAGAAAGTCTCGGCTTGCCATGTCCGTGTCTTCGCACGTATCCTCGCAGGCGAGCGTTTCGACCGAGGATCCGCTGTCGGGCAGCGGAAAGACCAGCGCATCGGCACTCCTTCGTCAACCACCACAGAGCTTTGCCGCGCAGCAAAGGTCGCAGCACAGGCCAGCCAGCTCTATGGTACCAAAGCAACGGCCAACCTCTGAGCCCACACTGTCTGCCTCGCAGAGCGTGCgagcgaggccaaggagggagGGATCGCGAGAGAATGCTTCGAGGGAAGCCATGGAGTCAGCCAGCAAGAGCCTGCGAAGCTCGAGCAGGACAGCACTGCCCTCGGCTACGACATCTTCTCGTCGATCTGCAGAGCCCCAGACGTCTGAAAGACCAGTGGTTGAGCGTCGATCAGCTACACCTCCTGCCCCGGCCGCACCGCCAAAGCGAGACTATGCGGAATCTGTGCGACCAGCAACTTTGTTCAGCTCTTCTGAGCGGCAAGACCAAATCTCAGGCACAAGACCTGACCTGATTCTGGATCGACTACACCGCCTCCAGACAGAGCTAGAACGGGCCCTTAACTCGAGAACCATGGCAATCATCTCATCGAAGATGGTCGCACCGCCCCATCCTCATGTGGTTGTCAAGTGGGTTGACTACACCAACAAGTTTGGTCTGGGCTACATCTTGAACGATGGTAGCGTCGGATGCATTCTTCGAGATATCCCCACGACAGAAAATGGCAAGGCTGCGCTTCTCCCCCCGGCTGGTGTTTTTATTCGCGGTGCAGAGAGACATATTCTACGCAGGGAAGACGAAACATACGAGGACAGAAGCCAGCCTCTCCCGATGACTGAACCCATCAAGTTCTTTGAGAACAATGGAGAGACTGGCCTGTCGGAGGTGATTGTTTCTCCCGAGCAATTCCGCGTGGCTGTGAATGAAGATGGAACGCCTGGCAAGATGCAGCCGGGTAAGGATATCTTCCAACACCGGAAGCGTGAGAGGATTATTCTTTGGAAGAAGTTTGCCAACTACATGATCGCTTATGGACGGGACGATTTTGTGCCGGCTGAAGAGACCGACCCAGTGGGTGCCATATCTCCAGGCCAGAAGGGCACAATGGCCGAGCTGGTGACATTCTACCAACGATTCGGAGACGTTGGGTGCTGGGTCTTCTGCGACGGCCACCTCCAA TTCAACTTCCCGGACCACACCAAGATTGTGATCGACGCCACTGGTACCTGGTGCCATTTCTGGCACCTCCCCCAGGATGCTGCAGAGAGACTTGCCAAGACCGGCACCATTGGCGCAGCGGCACTTGACGACCGAGCCATGCTGTCGTATCCCCTTCAGACATTGTTGAACTTCCAAGCCAAGCCGACTGCTCCTCGATCTGGACGGACCACTACCACACGGAGGCGGCCCGAGATCGCCCCTGATCTGCAGGGCATCCCCGCTGCCAACGATTTTCGACGAAAGATtgtctttataaaagacgtTGTCAAGGAATGGGTGACAAATGGCGGCCTGGGCAACAGCCAGATGAGCCGGGAGTCTCGTCTTCGATGGGGCGGCTATCGTGAGAACATCAGCTCTCACGTGCCGCAGAAGCACGTATGGGTTACAGTGGGCGCTCGATGGGGCGACCAGCGGATATCGACCTATGTTGACGCCCGAAAGCCGTGGGAGTTGGGCGAGGACGTTGATCCTTCCAAGAAGTGA